The segment ataaaaaaaattcagTATAGGTATAGCAGAAATGTTGACCTCCACGTATATATGAAGTCGACTGAAGCCCTAATCTATCAAATTCAAATTTGGATAAGATTTAGTTGCTGATTTAAGTTAATATCCTTGATTTCATGAGATCGTGATATCCCAAATTAAGAGGATTTTAAGAGTACAATGATACCAAATTACCAAGTTAAGTGACCCGATTTAATGCATCATAAGAGCAGTTGCAGTTTAAATGAGTAGAACCGTAAAATTGGTACTTCACTTTATAAGAATGGAGATGAAGAAGATGTCACGTGGCataaaaatgtttcttttattaAAGGATGGACATTGGATTTTGTATCTCTTTAGAAACACACAACAtgttttatataatatatataatataatagtatatatatatatatatatatatatatatatatatatatatatatatatatatatatatatatatatatatatatatatatatatatatatatatatatatatataatcccatTGATCCATCAAAGAATTATTTTAGGAAGTGAGAATGCCGCCCACATTTGTACCAACTTCCTTCAAAAGCTTTTTTCTACTGTCAGACTTTATCATTTTCATAGCCTCAACAATCGCTATAAGTGTGACCACAAACGCATAATCCACATTAGGATAAATTGTCACCATGAATTTGCCTTCAACCCACTTTACATTCTTCGATGATTCCATTTTAAACATCTACAAGAATAAGTCCATTAATTAATTAGTTTCAGTTTGAGTTTTAAGTTCATGATATGAAGTACTTACGGAATGATACATACATAACTACGTACTGAAAACAAGGAAGGAAATCTACTATAAAACCAACTAATTTCTATGAGAAAATAAGAATTTTTACTTGGGCTATTGGTGTTGAAGTATCTCCCACAAAAATAGTGCAGTTTCTGTTCGACCAGCTTCCTTTCAACTTAAAATCACAAACATCATCACTACTGGTTTTCTTTGCCAAGAACACATCAAGAGCAGTCTTAATCTGGAACATGTGTGGTTCTTTTGTGCTAAATATTATATCCGAATTACTTTCACTTTCACCCCTGAATACACTCCATCGTTCGTGTGAAGTCATCCACTGGAAGATAGATATATTATTAATCCATTTCAGTGTTAAATTTAGCATCAAGTTTTTAAACTtcaaataagaaaattaaaaaatatatattaaaaattgaaCTTAAAGTCACCTTTTGACGGATTATAGCAATGGGTTCGTCATCAGCATCAAGTAGCACTCTCTGATGATGAAATGATGTGTCGAATGGTTTCACTTTGAGCAGGATTTTATGGTTCATATCAGTGATCACAatgtttccacgtaaagttgtatCGACTATAATATCAAATTGAGATGGTGCCATGAACTGAGGCCCTATCACAGAAACTGGTGCATAGCTATTGCTCGGTTTAGCCATCGTCAATATACGTTCGTCCACACAAAGTGAGAGAGAGACAATGAGTAGTGAAAGGCTTTTAACATGCAAGATGTGCTCTGCCACGTTGGCAGATTGCTTTTCTGGGGTTAGGAAGTTTGTCAGGATGCCTCAAACGCACATGCAATTGTTTTAACGAAGTCTACCCAAGTCGTCTCTTAAGTCTTCATTTGTAATTGACATCGACTATCAAGTTAACACCTTGTTTTTATTCCATGTGGTTGTTTTTTACAAATGATAACGGGACCATGGTGTCATTTGGATAATTAAAATCCAACTACTTTCTATCAAAATAATTGTTACCGTGTGTGTTTGCCATGTACAAGCTTGCTTAATTTTTGTGGTTTTATGAATAATTAAGCATATAGGACTTTTCGTCAATTTttccaaatatacatatataaaaaataagttaaaCATTTGTAATATTACGCAAATTTTTAATGCGTACAAATCGAAGACGACTTCAACAATAATTacaaattttgaaatatataacatcAAAATGCAAAAGCAATCAATAGTCTGTATCATCATTTCTATGATTTAATAATAGAGCATCATTTCTATGATTTAATAATAGAGAAACTAAATAACCTCCTATCTTTTCTTCCTATTTAATAAAACATGAATCTGAAGGAGCATCATTTCGTTTTCAGTCGCCGAAGAGAacaaaaaagaaagaaacaaaaacaaTTTTTCTGTGGTTCTAGGCGATGCACAACTATTTAAGAGGGGTGCAGGGCCGGCCTAATGTATTGAAAATACAAGTTAGGGCTTAGGGCCCCCTTTTTTTAGTGGCCCACTTAAACCAAATCCTCTAATGTCGATTCCATATTTCTCTTCTCGGCTTCTGCATTCGTTGATACACAAACGACGCCTCAAATCAAAAGCCACAGTCACActtctttcttccttctccaTTCTCGCGGAATTAATCTTTGATTGACTGATTCCCCTTTCTCGATTCTAGTAGGCTTCTTCAATCTCGATTCTTGAACTGACACTGAAAGAAAGGTTGAACCGTTGATATAGCTTTTGTTCTTCTTCCTCCTCCATTCTCGGCTACTATGAAGACCGATGAACTTCTATAATGATTAAGGTATGTGTTGTGTTTTGTCACTTGATTTTTCCATTATCTGATTATCTATTAGGGTTAATAGTCGggttttttcattatctattttcACTTGATACCTTCTATTCTCGATTTCtttgttgttgtttgatttttgatttttgattttttgagttagtattttcattcattttttgtGGTGCTGGTAAACTGAATCTTAATTTGTTTACTTCTTTTCAAGGTATTATAAGATTTATATGATTTGCTTAACTAAACTGGTAAACCTTAATTTGTTTACATCTTGTGAATTGTGTTTTTGTGAATTTGTGTTTAAACAGAGAAAACAAACATTGCAAGTTTAAACAGAGAAAAAAAAGACAATCTTCACTTATGTATTGATCAATTTCTATGTATATGGCTACTGCCTTGttcattgattttttttgttgagTTGAGTATTTTTGAGTTGAAATAATCCTGTAACTTTTAGTTCTCATTTTAGTTAAAACATTGCAAGTTTAAACAGAGAAAAAAAAGAGACAATCTTcacttttatatttatttttattacagaATAGGGTTGGAATGAAGGGGCCCCAAGTTTTTAGTTGGCTTAGAGCCCCAAATATGGTTGAGCGGCCCCTGGAGGGGTGGAGTGCACTTACAAAGGGGGAGTAGCAACAGCAAGAGGCAATGGTGGCGGTGTTTGGAGCTGTGACACGAGGGTCACGGAGATGGTTGATGGCGTCCAACATCCTCCTGTTAGTCGCGGAGCTAGATGGGGCATTTGGGGTACTACAACATCTCCAAAAATTTgttttatgtatataaaaaaaattatttgtaaaCATATTCTATGTTATTGTACCCCTATCTTAAGATATTGTACATTGTTTTTTAATGTCTGGGATATGATAACTACATAGAATATATATTGATAATGTTTTTACTCCCATATCAAAATTCTTAGCTCCGCCACTGCCTCCTGTTGTTGGGTTTCTTGGTTCTCCGGCTAATAATAAGGCAGAGGAAGGTGTGGGAAGTCACAAAATAGTAGCATGGTGAAGATGAAGGGTTGTGGAGGTGGGTTACAGATAAAAAAATGAGGGGCAGTGGGGTTGTGGAGTGGCGGCAGTGTGGTGGTAGCAAGGTGGCTGCCACATTTTCCTTCCTTTTTTTGGGCTGAATCTGAAAAGAGAAGATGTAAGGGAGGGTTGGGAGGTGTTGGGTGGTGATTTCAGACCAAGAGAGGTGGTTTAGGGTGGGTTTATGGTGGTGGAATGATGGTTTATAGTGGTGTACAACAAGAGAGATTAGGGAGATTTTGGCAGAGATTGTTAGAGAGATAGAGATCAAGAGTGAGAGAAGAGAAGATGAAGGTTGAGGTGTGATTTTGGAGGTAATATAAGTTTCGTTTTATAGCCAAGAATTCCCACACACAAGCTTGATGAAGCCATAACTCCAACTCACTCTTGTACCACTTTAGTGAAGCTTGCACACAAAGATAGAGAGGGGAAGGAAAGAAAAACGGGGGAAGGCTCCAAAggaggaaaaatcatatttgtttaaccCATGAGTCACATGTGGGCCCCACATGGGGTCATACCCCCATTAAATAcgtaaaaacacataaaaacaggTGCGTTAGGATCCGTGCATCGAGATTTTTATTGAAAAGAAAGTAAGATATAGTTTAATTCAAGGATTCTGGAACAACAAACAGATTAGTTTTTGGAGATATGGAACTCCGGGAAATTGCGTTTAAAGTTTTTACATCTAAACGACTCTCGGTGTCTGTTTTCGCgacttttgtaaatatttttgctaaaaatattttgagtaggaaattaaataataaactatagCCTGAATCCAAAAAAGTTCTTTGAAATCCTGTCACCAAAGCATAAGTGCATTAACGGATTGATTCGTTTTCACACGATTAAAGAAAAAACAGTGTTTTACCGCTTGTTTTCTTAAAAatgtcgtatcttttgcatacaaacttcgttttgcatgttctttatatttttggaaacaggGGAAGatgtactataatattttaatgtttttttttctcaaaaccgcttaATCGAAAATTTCAGTTTTTCAAACGCATTAATTAGCAATGCAGTCGATCATGGCCCCATTagcccccaaccagtccatcccaaCAATCACCTTCAGTTCTTGCAACAATATCGGGACTAGATCAACACAAAACCTCTTCCCAAGTACATTCAGGACACAATCTCGATACATCCTCGTAGCACTCACGAtgcggtcatctgcaatctccaccTCAAGTGGGGAATCCAAAGTCTCCGGTGCAtcctgaaacttcttgctaagcgcaagagacacaaacgATAGGGTAGCCCCCTATTCGAATAGAACGTGAgctgacataccattgaccataAAGGTCCTAGCTACAACATCTGGTGCAGCCCGAGCCTCCTCGTTAGTCAACTGAAATGTGCGGCTCTTCACTGTTGGAGCATCCGCCTTAGCAgggcggccatctgtgatccttaGTGTGGCGAGCTCGGGCCCGCCACTGCTCCTCCCCGTCCTTGCAACCTATGGCATTTGACCTGCTTTtgaccggtctggttgcagtgaaaacaaatcaagcccttcttggggtaATTCCAGATCACGTGGCCTAACTAGTGACACCCGTAGCATCTAGAACCGCCCGTCCCACAAGCTCCACTATGCGGTTTATAacacttggcacaccggccccGACCCTGCTGCCCTTACCAGAAGAatcagaggtcttaggctttttagcctgacctacTGTTGTTTGTGCTTGCTCAGGCTTCCGCTTAGTGTGGAAGTCCAACTCCATTTCCCACTCATGGGCCTTTTGTACCATCtcgtttagggttttgcaccctgtgaAACTCACAAACTCGTGGATATCATCCCacagcatggaatgatacctcgtcttcctcatgtcctcatcggtAGCATACTATGGAATCAAGAATGCGCACTCTCGAAACTTAGCGTTTATCTCCACAACAGTCTCGATGGTCTACCGAAGCTCATGAAACTCCATTATTAGTCATTGCACCTCgataggtggtgcaaactccagATCAAATCGTCGAACAAACTCAgcccatgtcatctcagccacaccaACTGCTCTCACTTGGCTAGTCACCTCTCCCCACCAGTCTCGGGCTCTATCTCTCAGCATACATGAAGCAAAACCCACCTTTTCCACATCCGTGCAAGAACTCGTGCGCTGAGCGTTCTCTATATTTGCCACCCAGCGTAAGAtgacaatggggtccctgaccccaaAGAACTCCAGCGcccacacgccttgaactccct is part of the Lactuca sativa cultivar Salinas chromosome 7, Lsat_Salinas_v11, whole genome shotgun sequence genome and harbors:
- the LOC111888659 gene encoding protein LURP-one-related 10; translated protein: MAKPSNSYAPVSVIGPQFMAPSQFDIIVDTTLRGNIVITDMNHKILLKVKPFDTSFHHQRVLLDADDEPIAIIRQKWMTSHERWSVFRGESESNSDIIFSTKEPHMFQIKTALDVFLAKKTSSDDVCDFKLKGSWSNRNCTIFVGDTSTPIAQMFKMESSKNVKWVEGKFMVTIYPNVDYAFVVTLIAIVEAMKMIKSDSRKKLLKEVGTNVGGILTS